One Podarcis muralis chromosome 1, rPodMur119.hap1.1, whole genome shotgun sequence genomic window carries:
- the DUSP8 gene encoding dual specificity protein phosphatase 8 isoform X2 — translation MPLDVMIAPSEDQFWPDMHKEQMKLKIRVRRMKESREMRGGFATFSSCFPGLCEGKPTAILPMSISQPCMPVANVGPTRILPHLYLGSQKDVLNKDLMTQNGISYVLNASNSCPKPDFICDSHFMRIPVNDNYCEKLLPWLDKSIEFIDKAKVSSCQVIVHCLAGISRSATIAIAYIMKTMGMSSDDAYRFVKDRRPSISPNFNFLGQLLEYERSLKRLKALKAQGEKGEGESQQDQPEAPEGCRHQILSTSEKAEELFRSTTSETSSLDSEKPAGVSKVVSPTALQQGLRGLHLSSERIQDTNRLKRSFSLDIKSAYTPSRRQQDPPGPTEAGETPKLCKLDSPSGPNGTCQFSPVPDSPDWPSGPDFLLEAKVRQRRKHRHQAGSPAHGLSLNFSGVCAMHKSASVEDSLKQTLRAGLPGVGQQPTATPAPTGTWGVHLESPSTPSSENPWYFSTDSAAGGKGSGSGALFAGTATYSSFSCSTIQASCEIRLRDKQRGEARDVRHSWHEDTAAEKQFKRRSCQMEFEETLSESRSREDLGKISKQSSFSGSMEIIEVS, via the exons ATGCCTTTGGATGTTATGATTGCTCCCTCTGAGGACCAGTTCTGGCCAGACATGCACAAAGAGCAGATGAAGCTGAAAATCAGGGTGAGACGGATGAAGGAGAGCAGGGAGATGCGAG GGGGCTTTGCCACCTTCTCATCTTGCTTCCCAGGACTCTGCGAAGGGAAACCTACTGCTATCCTGCCAATGAGCATCTCCCAGCCGTGCATGCCAGTGGCCAATGTTGGCCCAACTCGCATCTTGCCTCATCTCTACCTAGGCTCCCAGAAAGATGTCTTAAATAAG gaccTGATGACCCAGAATGGGATAAGCTATGTCCTCAACGCCAGCAACTCTTGTCCCAAGCCAGATTTCATATGTGACAGTCACTTCATGCGCATTCCAGTCAATGACAATTACTGTGAGAAGCTTCTACCCTGGCTGGACAAGTCCATTGAATTCATTG aCAAGGCCAAGGTGTCCAGCTGCCAGGTGATCGTTCACTGCTTGGCAGGGATCTCCCGATCGGCCACCATTGCCATTGCATACATCATGAAGACCATGGGAATGTCTTCAGATGATGCCTACAG GTTTGTAAAAGACCGGCGTCCCTCCATCTCGCCCAACTTCAACTTCCTGGGTCAGCTCCTAGAGTATGAGAGAAGCCTGAAGCGGCTCAAGGCTCTGAAGGCCCAAGGGGAGAAGGGCGAAGGGGAATCCCAGCAAGACCAGCCAGAAGCCCCTGAAGGCTGCAGGCACCAGATTCTGTCTACCTCAGAAAAGGCTGAGGAGCTTTTCAGAAGCACAACCTCGGAGACCTCCTCGCTTGACTCCGAGAAGCCAGCGGGAGTCTCCAAGGTTGTCTCGCCTACAGCACTGCAGCAAGGGCTCCGTGGCCTCCACTTGTCTTCGGAGCGCATCCAAGACACCAACCGGCTGAAGCGTTCCTTCTCCCTGGACATCAAGTCAGCCTACACCCCTAGCCGGAGGCAGCAGGACCCCCCAGGTCCAACAGAGGCAGGAGAAACACCCAAGCTGTGCAAGCTGGACAGCCCATCAGGTCCCAACGGCACATGCCAGTTCTCCCCTGTCCCAGACAGCCCGGACTGGCCCAGCGGGCCTGACTTCCTCCTCGAGGCCAAAGTACGGCAGAGACGGAAGCACAGGCACCAAGCCGGCTCCCCTGCCCACGGGCTGAGCCTTAACTTCAGTGGGGTGTGCGCCATGCACAAGAGCGCCAGCGTGGAGGACAGCCTCAAGCAGACGCTTCGGGCGGGCCTCCCCGGTGTGGGGCAGCAGCCGACCGCCACCCCGGCCCCCACCGGCACTTGGGGGGTGCACTTGGAGTCCCCCAGCACCCCTTCCTCCGAGAACCCCTGGTACTTCAGCACAGACTCGGCGGCGGGCGGCAAAGGCAGCGGGAGCGGGGCTCTGTTTGCCGGCACCGCCACCTACTCCTCGTTCAGCTGCAGCACAATCCAGGCGAGCTGTGAGATCAGGCTGAGGGACAAGCAGCGGGGCGAGGCGCGGGACGTGCGGCACAGCTGGCACGAGGACACCGCAGCCGAGAAGCAGTTCAAGCGCAGGAGCTGCCAGATGGAGTTCGAGGAGACCCTGTCGGAGAGCAGGTCTCGGGAAGACCTGGGCAAAATCAGCAAACAGTCTAGCTTTTCGGGCAGCATGGAAATCATTGAGGTGTCCTGA